The region TTCTGAACCTCGATCTTCGGTTCAATGGTGATCTTTATGTTTGCTTTCTCAAGGTCCTTCGCAACCTTGCTGATGGCGATCTTCACGTCGCCTAAGCTCTTTGCACCGGTACAGACTACCTTTCCGCTCCTGAAAAGAAGGGTGGCTGTCTTGGGCTCTTTGATACGGTAAACAAGTCCCGGGAACTGCTGAGGGTTGTAATCCGCACCCTCAAGCGCGTCCTCGATCGCATTCAAGTTAAGCTCCTGCCCAAGGGAAGTGGAAGCAACAACATTCTCTATATTCATCTTCGCCATCTTTTCACTTGAGAGGGCTATTTATAAGGTGTTTATAAAGATTGTGTAATCTAATCCCTTTTAGGTTGATATAGAGAAGCACCCGCGGATCAAGTAAAAACCATAATGCGCCGATGTTCCGCCGGTCAAAAAAGCCGTGGGGTCGGGGGAGGGAATTGAACCCCCGTATGCGGATCTGCAGTCCGCCACATAGCCACTGTGTTACCCCGACACAGGATAACCCCAACATCAGCGATATAATAAACGTTTCGCATACACCATACTGGCTGTCCGCACGGGGTCCGACGGCAGGATTATACGGAATGCGATGAATACATTAGTATGCACTGCAAGGACATCTCCTTACGCGATGTAGACTTTCCTTTGACGGAAAAAGACATATCGAAGGCCGTATCGGGCTGGGAGGTGTATGTCCGGACCGAGTACCTCGTACTGAGGAACGGAAAGGAGATCGCTGTCGTATGGGTCCGCAAAGAGGGATCGGAGGGTCTCTTCAGAAAGGTCGCGGACGCCGGGGCCGTGTCCTTGCCGGAGGATACGGTTTTTGTTAAGGATGACGGGATAGATGTTCTGAATGTTCCCGCCCTCGCTTCGGTCCAGGAAAGATATCAAGGGAAAACGGTCGTAATAGAGGGGATGTTCTCCCATATCAGTTTCGTTTGCGAACCGAACACTGTGAAGCTGAGAGTCATCGACAACATCCCCCCAGGACCGTCAAGGCTGCGTTTTCTTGTAGAGACGGCCCTGTCGTCCGGTTTCATAGAGCATCCTGTCGTTCCCGAATATAATAACATAGATCTGACGGACAAGATAATGGATGTGAGGACGGAGGCAGTGATGTTCCCATGCAGAGTATCGGGCATGGCTGCGGATATGCCTTTTTACTTCATCGACGCCGCGCCCGATGTTAAGCATGATGTTACAATCATCGGCTGCGACCTTTCCCGCAGAATATACCGCTCTATTTACGATAAAGACCCGCCCTTCATCAACGTCTGTCCCGCCGACGCCGTCCCGAATGACGGAATGAAAACGATCGTAAGGTGCTGCGCCGTCAAGGAAGGGCATGTTATAGAAGGGAACACCGCAAAGGTCCCGTGGGGAGCGACCGTTCCGGAGGTCATCGGTGCGATAAACGCGCTCCTTGAAGGTTCAGAATGATCCCCTTCCTCTGGCGAACGCCTTGTAGCCTTCTTCAGCCTTGCCGGATCTGCAAAGCAATTCCCCCAAAGCATACCACGTGTCGGCGTCACCGGGGTTCTTCTCCAGATGTTCTTCCAGATGCCTGACGGCTTCTTCGACCCTTCCCTGTGATTCGAGCACCCTGGCTAGCGAACGGCCGTTCGTTTCTTCGTCAAGGGTGCCGATCATGACCTTTCTTGCGTTCTCCATCAGAACATTAAGGGAATTGTCGGTAAGCCAAGGGTATCTGCCCTTCAGTGTGTTTCTGAAAGGCGCAGCTTTCCGGTGGTCTATCTCCGCTCCGTCGCCTTTGAAAATGTCCCGGGGAACGTTGACCGTGAGGCTGCCGTGCGTCACAGTGATGTGGTCCGCAGGTACCCCGACAATATCACCCCAGCTTTACCGGGCGGCCGCATTCGTCGCGTTTGGAGGTTCCGAAGTCCCTGATCGCTGACAGCTGATCCTTTGTGAACACCGGGCCGTCCCTGCATGCCCGCATGCCGTCCATGACGCAGCTTCCGCAAACACCGACGCCGCACTTCATGTGCCTTTCCAGCGACAGCTGGCAGTCGAGGCCGAGTTCGACGCATGTGTTGTAAATGTGGTACAGCATGATCTCGGGGCCGCATGCCAATACCGTGTCGTAAACGTTCTCCTGGACCTTTTCCCTCATAAGCTGCACGGCATTCCCGTGGAACCCTCTGCTGCCGTCGTCGGTGGCTATCCACAGGTTCTTAGTGTATTTACTGGCGATATCGTCCATTATGACGTCCTTGTCGGTCCTCGCGGCAATTATCGTATCCGCGCCGGTCTCTTTGACCGCAGGTATTATGGCGGCCGTCCCGACCCCGCCCCCGACCATAAGCATCTTTTTGTTCTTTTTGATGTCGAATCCCCTTCCGTAGGGGCCCCTGATCCTGATCGGGTCTCCCAGGCTTAATCCGTGGAGCGCCTGTGTGTCCTTTCCTATCTGCTTCACCGTGATGCTCTTTATGCGGTCGGTCTTCGAAAGTGACATGGGGACCTCCTCCATGCCGGGTACCCAGACCATTATGAACTGGCCGGGGGAAGCTTTCTCATCCCACTGGAACTCCAGGGTCTTTGTGTCATGGGAGTCCTCTATTATGCCTATTATCCTTACAGTATCACTCATGGGCAACACCTACCATGTCTGAGATCGAACCGTATCCGTAATCCTTCATGAACCTTTCCAGATCGGAATTCACGGTTCCGAACACCTCTATCCCTTTCGTTCCTATCGCGCTGCCTATCTGGAAGGCACAGGCTCCCGCCATTATGTACTGCGCCGCATCCTTCCAGTCGGATATCCCGCCGACCCCCACGATCGGTATGTCCACGGCGGTCCTGATGTCGAACACCGCCCTGACCCCTATCGAGCGGATGGCGGGCCCGGACAGCCCTCCGAACTTGTTGCTCAGTATAGGCTTCCCCAGCTGCGGCGATATGACCATCGCTTTGACCGTATTGATGGCGACGACGGCGTCGCCCCCGCCGTCCTGAACGGCGGCCGCAAGGTCTTTGATCATGTGGGTGTTCGGAGTGAGCTTGGTCCAGACCGGTATCTTCACCGAGCCTTTTACCGCGGTGACTATCGCCTCGACCACTTTGGGGTCGGTCCCGACCTCCATCCCGTAGCCTGCCGCATGGGGGCAGGAAAGGTTCAGTTCCACCGCCGCGGCGCCGTACTCCTCCATCTTTCCCGCCAACCTCACGAACTCTTCCGGGGATGAGCCGAATATCGATCCGATGATGTTGCCGCTTTTCGCCGCATCCTCCATCTCTTTCCCGAAAAGCTCTATCCCCGGGTTTGGGAGACCCATCGCGTTGATGTATCCTCCCTTTAATTCTGTGAAGGAGGGGTTGGGATGTCCGGGATTCGGTTCGGACCCGATAGATTTAGTCACAACCGCTCCGGCCCCCGATCTCAGCATTCTCATCATCGAGGGTCCGGTCTCATCCATTATCCCCGATGCGACCATTCCGGGCTTCTCAAGCCTTAGTTTTCCGACAGAGGTCACAAGCATTATATCGAACCCAGATACACGTAACCAGTTAAATAATCATAAGTGATAGAACCGCAGCATGGAAATATCCGCTGCCAGAAACGATTTCCCGACGATAAGAGGGAAAAAAGGCGTCTACTTGGACAGCGCATGCCAGTCGCTGAGACCGGATCAGGTGATAAGGTCGATCCTGGATTACTATGAGGAATTCCCCTCATGCGGAGGGCGCAGCGTGTACAGGATGTCCTCAAAGGTCTCCATGGTCATCGATGAAGCGAGGGAGACAGCGGCGAGGTTCTTCGGCACGGACGATCCGGACTGCTACATCTTCACAAAGAATTGTACGGAGGGCATAAACACCGTCGCAAGAGGGATCGGATTAAGAGAAGGCGATGCGGTGGTCACCACCGATACGGAACACAACTCCAACCATGTGCCTTGGGTCATACTGGCGGAGGAGGCCGGAGTGAGAAGAAGATATTCTCCCTCTAAGAACGACGGAGAGTTCGACATAGAGAGGTTCAAAGAGTCCATGAGTAAAGACGTGAAGCTGGTCTCCGTCTACCACGCAAGCAATGTGACGGGATGCGTGGTCCCCATCAAAGAGGCGGCGGAGATAGCGCATGACCGCGGAGCGAAGATCCTCATTGACGGGTCCCAGGCGGCGCCGCACATGAAGGTCGATCTTAAGAAGACGGACGTCGACTTCTATGCGTTATCGGTGCACAAAATGCTCGGGCCGTCAGGGATGGGGATTCTGTACGGGAAAAGAGAATGCTTAGAAGATCTGAAACCGCTGACAACAGGCGGAGGCGCGGTGGGTGTGGCGACCTATGGCTGCGCCAGTTTTGCACCGATCCCGGACAAATTCGAAGCGGGACTGCAGAACTATGCGGGAATAGCCGGAACGAAAGCTGCGCTTGATTATCTCACATTCATAGGGATGGATAAGATATACGAACACGACAGGCATCTGATGGAGATGATCTTCAAATTGACAGAGGAAATAAAAGGCCTGAGCGTGGTGGGACCGGATGACCCGGGCAGAAGGTGCGGTGTGTTCTCCTTCAACATAGATGGATTGTCCCCCCATGATGTCGCCATGATGCTTGACAAAATGGACAGCATCATGATAAGGTCAGGAATGCATTGCGCCCATCCGTTCTTCGGATCAAGAGGTATAGAGGGTAGCGCCAGAGCCTCGGTCTATCTGTACAATAATGAAGAAGACATAGAAAGGTTTGCTGCCGCATTGAACAAAGCGGCGGAAACGTTCTGCGGCAAGTGATGCTCACGTTTTTGTCATCGTCACCTCGTCGCTGTGGCCGATCACCACTCGTTCCACACTTTTCGATACTGTTGACCGGTAGGACTTGTCTTTCGAGTACAAAGTAAGACTGTGCCCTTCGATCACAACGGAACAGTCGGCGGAGGGGAGGACCTCCCACCCTCTGAGGATCAGCGTATCCGCTTCGGAGACCCAGAACTCCTCGATCACCAGTGAAAGCCGGTCCGCCGCTTCCTCCATGGAAGCGTCATATCTTCCGTCGTAGAACGATTGGACAGGCATTATCACCGCCGCGAGGAGAGCCGCACCGCATACTATCATGGCAACCCGAGACATTGTGAATTCAATCAATTACGCTCACCCTTATTCCATATACTCCGTTCTCGAAGACGCATTCCATCGAGACCGTCCTGTCGCCCATAAGGTAAAGAGGGTCCCCAAGGAATTTCACGGGGGGCCTCTGAAGGTATATCTTATCGACGACCGTATCGTCAAGAAGTATCGATATGCTGTATGAATCGGATCCTTCTCCGCCCAGCATCAGGCAGGACCCGCCGGACAACGACACACTGACCCTGCTGGTGCTGCCGGCGCCGGAATAGTATGCTCTTCCCGCCGCATCTTCGATCTTGCCGGCCTCCGCTTTTGCGACAGCGGCGGAGGTGTCCTTCTCAAAATCAGAGACCATGCCAATCGCAATCGGAACGAACAAGGCCAAAATTAAAAAGGTCACGGCCAACGTTATGGGAAGGCCGGTCACCCCCTTTCTGTTCAATTTTACGATATTACCGCCACCCTTGTGTTGTTGTTCTCCCCGTATTCGGGCATCGATACGTTGATTGTGATGAAGCCTATTTCGGAGCCTCTCAGCGTTATCCTCAGGCCGTCGAATTTCGCATATCCTCCTTCGGTGTTCGCATATGCGGTCTTTCCGTTCTTATCGGTCACCCCGAGGCCTGACAGGACCACGGTGGCGCCGCTGAGCGGATTACCGTTCTGGTCCGTGACGTACACCTCGACGTAACCGTCGGAGGTGCTGTTCCCGTTAAGGATGATGTCCCCTGAAAGCACGTCTACGCCGCCTATATGCTTCGGCGTCTCGATGTTGCCCATCCAGCCGATGAGTATGGCAGTCCCCATCGTTGCGATGATGATCATTATCATCAGCTGGAGAGGCAGCCCTTCGATGCTCCCCTTCTTGTTCTTGTTCAGTTTCTTCATGAGATGTTGTATGTTCCTCATATTTGAAACACGTCAACGTCAGCATATATAACGAAGAAAATACAGTTAGTATACGTTTTGCACTTTGGGCTCAAATGAGATCGAACGCGATTATCGCGGACGCTATCTTGGGGTCGTTCACGGACATTCCGAAATGTTTCCTTAACATGATGTCCGTTGTTGTCGCGGGGTACAGCAGGACGGGGTCCTTCGCGCCTTCGTCTGCTCCGATGATCCTGAGCCTTTGAGGAAGTATCACTATCATCATCTCATGCGTTCCCGCCTTTTCGGGGTGGATCGCGAAGTCGTCGCATAACCAAAAGATATTCGGATCATCTTTGAAGTCGTCGATCATGCAGGGAGGGACGTCATGCCCGACCATGTTCCCGCAGCCGTCCTCCATTATCATGATGTGATCGGTGCTGGGCTCGAAAGAGCTTTCGCAGAACACGCAGACCGTAACGCTCCTTTTGAGGACCTCCTCCAAGGCCCGGTTCACCAACGGCATTCCAAGAGTGGATTCAGTTATTCCGCCCTCTTCTTCGACAACTTCGTCAAAGAAATCCCCTTCAAGAGGGAAAGCGGCCCTTATGCTCTTTTCCGCGAGGAGCTTTGCGAGAACATCGTCCAAACCCATGGCGGCCGATACGATACGCATGATAATATTCTTATGGTATAGTAGAAAAAAAGATCGGCTGCTGTCAAGCCTGAAAGAAAAATAAATCCGGCGGATGCCGGAAATATAGGATCAGACGTCCCTGAAGCAGACCGCGTACTCCATCTTCTTGGCGCCGAAGTACTTCTGGACGAACTCTGCGGTCTTTTTCGGGGGGAACTCCTTGCATGAGAAAACGTCGATGAACGCTCTGTCCGTGTCCTCTGCGAAGTGCCCGGAGATCTGGGAGGTCTCTATCAGCTGCACAAGGGAGAAACCCTGCACCTTCGGTTCGTCGCCGAAGAATACCACTATCGGCTCACCGTACCTTTTCATATCAATGTAATTGGCAAGGTCGACGGCGAACTTTGAGATGTGCTCTTTGGACGAGATCTTCTCATGGTCGCACTCTCCGAGGTCGATGCAAACGGCAAGACCCCATCTTTTCTCGCTGTTGTATTTTTTTATGATCTCCTCATCTGACATGAGGCTGCCTGTGTATGGACTCATTATATACATCGGATTCCCACCTTTGATAATTTGAAATGCAAGCTCGCTTTCAGTATTTTAAGTATTTGCACTCACACGATAACGATTATCTCCCAGGGGACATTCATGCGGGCGATGTGTCGAAAATACGATTTTCGAAAGACTTTTTCGACACCTCGAAGACATCCCCGGCCGCGTAACCAAAGGGCGCGAGCCCTATTGACCTCCATCAAGAAGTATCCGCGGCCCATTACCAGAACGGTCACTTTCTCGATGTCGGACTCTTCCGGCATGCCTTTTGCCGATCCTCTTTTATGTTGCCGACCAGCGCGCGCATGGCATCAGGCGTTCGCATCAAGCAGGGACACCTCATCCCTCCGGGTGCTGTCTTATAGCGCCTCCGCAGTTCTGGCGGTTATCTCGACAGCGTCGCTATCTTCGGGGGCCGGCGCCTTTACGCGGGCCCCGTTCTTCTGCCGCTCAGTCTCTCAGACATCCTATAGGTACGACATATACTCCGTCATCGCGGCGGTATGCGATATCAGCGGCCGTAAGCACCATGAGAAATGACGGCTCTCCCATCTTCTCACTGTCCACTTTATCCCTTAGTTTCATCAGGCTCTCGACGGCTTTATCTATATCATGCGAAGACATCTTTATCTCGACCGCGCCCCACCGCCCATCGTACAGATGTATGACCGCATCCACTTCCAGGTCGCTGCCGTCGTGATAATGGAACACCTCGCCCTCCATCGACTGTGCGTATACCCTTAGGTCGCGGATACACAGTGATTCGAACAAAAGACCGAATGTCCTGAAATCTTTCATAAGGCCCTGCGGCGAGAGACGGAGGAGGACGGCGGCTATGGACGGGTCGACAAAATGGCATTTGGGAGACGTTCGCAATGCCGTCCTTGACCGTATATCGGGACTCCAGGCCGGCAGGTCCTCCGTTGCGAATATACGTCTCAGCGCATTCAGGTACGATGTCAGTGTTTTGTCGGATATTGCATCTTCGCCCCCCTTACCCGCAATGTCATCCATGATCGTTTTATTCTTTACCATTGTGGACACGTTCCTTGCCAAGGACAGCATGAGTTTCCGAACCCGTTTCGGATCCCTTTCTACACCATCAACGCGCGATGCGTCGGATCTCTCGATGGACCTCACATACTGACGTGCATACTGCAGGGCGCCCTCGCCCTTGCTTGTGACGGATTCCGGCCATCCTCCCCTTACCAGTGCGAAAGCGAGATCTTCCCGAGCAAGCGGTGATCTCCCCTTTATCTCCATACCATCGAAAATGGACCTGAGCGAGACGCTGCCGTTGGATTCCAGCGATTCGAATAATGACATCGGTCTCATGAACATCCGGGCAATGCGCCCTGTTCCTGTATGCATCGTTACGCCGTCCGCCGGCGCTGCCGAACCGGTAAGTATGAACTGCCCCTTCTTTTTACGCTGATCCGCTTCAAAACGGATGCCGTCCCATACGATCGGTATGGTCTGCCATTCGTCTATCAAGAGGGGGACGTCTCCTTCCAACAAGGCGCCGGGCGAGAACTTTGCCCATTCCAGATATTGTTCCCTTTTCTTGGTGTCTTGCAGATAGACCGCACTTGCGGAGTGTTTTTCGGCAGTCCATGTCTTACCGCACCATTTGGGACCCTCTATGAGCACTGCGCTGAACAGAGACATGAGCATGTCCAATTCTTTGTCCACGACTCTGCTCATATATTCTTTATCCATTGATGTGAAATGTTATAATGGTTATATTAACTTACTGGATTCTTTATTAATTCCGTGTTCTGATTCACTTTCATTCCGTGTTCTGATTCACTTTCATTCCGTGTTCTGATTCGAACCGAAGCGGAAGGAATGATGAGGCTCAGGCCTGTCCGCGCGTCGGCAACCACACTTAGGCGCAAATGGAATGGAACTGCGTAACACAAAGGAGCATTCCTGCCGTATGAAAAGGAAGCAAACTTTTACCCGACGTGACCGCCGCTCCGAGTTTATTTTAATATCATAATCAGCTACTCTGTGGGGCGCATATGGGAATGTCCAAAGTATATTACACAAACATGCACACCGAGCTGCAGGACAGCCTTCTTGACAAATTCGAAAGGCTCATCGACGCCGCCGGGATCGGGAGCATCGATGCGGACCGCAAGTTCGTGGCCATAAAGACGCACTTTGGCGAATTGGGGAACCTGGCCTTTCTGAGACCGAACTATTCGAAGGTAATAGCAGACAGGATCTCCAAAATGGGCGGCATCCCCTTCCTGACCGACTGCAGCACGCTGTATCCCGGGAAAAGGAAGAACGCCGTCGAGCATCTGAATACGGCGAACATCAACGGCTTCAACACCATATCGGCAGGCTGCCAGATAATAATAGGGGACGGGCTGAAAGGTACCGATGATATCGAGATGCCCATCGCCGGGGATTACGTAAAAACGGCGAAGATCGGACGCGTTGCGTACGATGCCGACGTCATCATATCGCTGAACCATTTCAAATGTCATGAGCTGACAGGTTTCGGCGGAGCAGTGAAGAACATAGGAATGGGCTGCGCATCTAAGAGGGGGAAGATGGAGCTTCACAGCTCCGGAAAGCCGCAGGTCTCCGAGAAAAGATGCAGAGCCTGCAGGAAATGCCTCGAAGCATGCGCCCATTCGGCGATAACCGTCAAGGAGAAAGCGTCCATCGACCACAGCCTCTGCGTAGGATGCGGAAAATGCATAGGGATGTGCCCATTCGACGTCATATCGGTAGAAATGGATGAGGCGAATGAGATAGTATGCTTCAAGATAGTGGAGTACGCCGCCGCCTTATTGGCGGACAAGCCGAACTTCCACGTTTCGGTGATCGCCGATGTCTCTCCGTTCTGTGACTGTCATAAAGAGAACGACGTCCCGATCATACCGAACGTGGGAATGCTGGCGTCCTTCGACCCGGTCGCGCTGGATAAGGCCTGCGTAGACCTCGCCCAGGAACAGCCGATGATCGCGGGGAGCAGGCTGCACGCGAACTCGAACGGGATAAAACCGGACGACATCTTCAAATGCACGCACCCGAGCACAAGGTGGCAGGCAACGTTCGAGCATGCTGAAAAGATGAAGATGGGCTCATCCCGATATGAGCTGATAAAGATCGACTGATGCGGTCGGGGCGCCGCCCTGCGGGGCAGGCCAGCATCAGTACCCCCGCAAGGACAAAGCGGACAACGAAGTAGGCCACCCATTCGTGGGCCGGCATTATGTGCTGGTTCACAATGCCAACCGGCATAAGCAGGACCCCATCATGATCAAAAGGACCAGCACCGTATAGCCCGATATTGCCAGACCCACTTCGGAGATCATTTATGACACTGAAATGATAAATTTTAATATTATGCGTGTTTAATCGGTGCTTGGAAGTGCTGTTTGTTCAGATCGTGGTAAGACTTGAACGAACAGGGTCCAAAATGTGTCAATGGCCGGTCCGGTGAACGGCATATCCATTGCCGCTCACAAAATCAAAGACACAGAGGCAAAAGAGCTGAAAAGATTCGAAGACGCCAGACCCGACGCCGATACGGACAACAACAGCGGAATGGAACCTAAGACGATATCAAAGGATCTCAAAAAGGCCCTTTACAGGTACCGGTGGGCAATATTCATAATTCTTACCTCCGCATATTTCTTCGTTTATTTCCACAGGATGTCTGTCGGCATCGTCGGCAGAGATATCATCGATGACGTGGGCGGCACGGTCGGGCTGCTCAGTTCCGTATACTTTTGGACATATGCCGCGATGCAGATACCGAGCGGCCTGCTTGCGGACCACCTCGGTCCGAGGAAGGCAACGTTCATTTTCCTCATAATTGCCGCCGCCGGTTCCTTCCTGACGTTCATGGGGACCGAATTCTGGGAGATTGTCCTCGGGAAGATACTGATCGCGGCGGGGATGGCGGTCATCTACATCCCGCTGATGAAGATAATATCCGTCTGGTACGGAAAGGCTGACTTCCCTCAGCTCACCGGCATCGTGATCGCCGTCGGGAATGTCGGCGCGATAGCGGCGTCGGCGCCGCTGGAGATGATGGCGGAAGCTCTGGGCTGGAGGGACGTGTTCCTGGTGCTCGGAGTGGTGACTCTTGTACTGGCGCTGCTATGCCTGGCGTTCGTAAGGGACCACCCGCACAAAAAAGGCTTCCCGGCGATAGAAGAGATAGAGAATCGGGAAAAGGGAACCCCCATCTCCGACGCGACCGACTCGAAACTGCCTATGATAAAAGGCCTGATCATGGTCGCGTCCGGGGGGCGGAAGTTCTGGACATTGGCGATCGCATACTTTCTTGTGTACGGTTCCATAATGGTCTTCCAAGGCACCTGGGCGAACATATATTTCAAAGAGATATATGGCTTCGGTACTAGCGCGGCGCTGCTCATCACCATACTCGGCATAGGCAAGATACTGAGCACCGCCGTGATAGGCGTGATGAATGGAAGAGGGGTAATAAGGTCAAAACGCACTGCCATGTTCTGGGGCACGCTGCTTTACACAGCAACCTGGGGCATAATATGGGCGTTCGCAGGCCACCTCGACAGCTACTGGTTCTGGATGACCATATGTTTCGTTTTCGGATTCTCAGGAGGGTTCATGACGCTGTCTTTCACTCAGGTCAAGGAGTGGTATCCCACGGCGATATCCGGTACGTCCGTGTCGGCGATGAACGTCTTCCTTTTCCTGGGGGCATCGGTCTGCACCACGATAACCGCTCCGATAATAGGCACAACATACTCCCTTGAGAACTTCGCCTTCGTATGGGCGCTGATGTTCGCCATGTCCGTATTCGCATTACTTATGGTGGTTCTTTCCATCGAGAAGAAGGAAAGCGATCCCTTTGTAGGTACGGAGAACAGGGGAGTTTAATATATTGTAGGCCATTAAGGTTTCTGATGGAAGTTTTGGAGGAGCTGATTTCCAAAGCAGAAGCCGACGACGTTAATTCCTGTTTCAGGTTGGGACAGGTGTATGCCCTGGGAGATGGCGTGGACGTCAATGAAGCGGAAGCTTTCAACTGGTACGTGAAGGCGGCCACCCTGGGCCATATGCACTCTGAGTTTGTAGTAGGCAAATGCTACGCCGAAGGCATAGCTGTTCAGAAGGATGTCGATGAAGCTATAATGTGGTTTTCAAAGGCCGCCTTGAAAGGATATCCCGAAGCGGTAAAAGAACTGAATTCCATCTTTGAGGAGACCGATGTCCCCAGAGATAAGAAGCTGTTCGAATATCACGCGAATAAGGCATCGGAGGGATCGCCCAGCTCGATGTACATGCTGGGCGTGTTCTACGACATCGGCGTCGGCACCGACTCGAACGCCGAAAAAGCGTTCGAGATGTTCTCGGCGTCCGCAGAGAAAGGGAATATCGACGGGGAATGCTCGAAAGCTGTCTGCATGACAAGAGGCACGGGCACCGCCCGCGACCGCGAAGGGGGCGCATCGCTGCTGAAAACCTGCGCAGAGAAAGGGTCCGAAAGGGCGAAATGTGAGCTTGGCAGATGTTATGAGCACGGAACAGGCGTGCCAAAGAGCCCCGAGACAGCCTTCGATATCTATTCGCAGATGTCGGACACAGGCTCATCGGTAGGTCAGTACCACCTGGGCAGATGCTATATGGACGGGATCGGGACCGAGAAAGATCCCACTTTTGCGCACAGCTGGTATACAGTATCCGCAAAGTCCGGCTGCCTTGACGCCGAGTTCGGATTGGCAAGGTGCCTGGTGGGCGGCGTGGGCGTGGATAAGAACAAAGACGAAGGCATCAAGAGAATGACCGATTCGGCTGAGAGAGGCCAAACCGATGCCATGGTAATGCTCGGCCAGATGTACGCCAAGGGAAGCATCGTCAACAAGAACGCATCCCTTTCCGCTGAATGGTTCAAGAAGGCCGCCGATCTGGGGGACCCGTATGCAGAATACACCACCGGTATGAACTACTTCGAAGGGAACGGGTTCAGGAAAAACCCGAAGAAGGCGGCGTACTATTTCGAGAGATCGGCCCAGCACGGGTACACTCTCGGATGTCATATGATCGGCAGTGCGTATATGTCCGGCAACGGAGTGGAGAAGGATGAGAAGAAAGGTTTCGAATGGTGCTCAAGAGCGGCCGAGGACGGATTCCTAAAATCTCAATTCATACTGGCGGAA is a window of Candidatus Methanoplasma cognatum DNA encoding:
- a CDS encoding TATA-box-binding protein — translated: MAKMNIENVVASTSLGQELNLNAIEDALEGADYNPQQFPGLVYRIKEPKTATLLFRSGKVVCTGAKSLGDVKIAISKVAKDLEKANIKITIEPKIEVQNIVASSDLEQEINLNTVAITLGLEKVEYEPEQFPGLVYRLDDPKVVVLLFGSGKMVCTGAKVPEDVVRAVEKIAAELRAASLMA
- a CDS encoding tetratricopeptide repeat protein — encoded protein: MTHGSLTVNVPRDIFKGDGAEIDHRKAAPFRNTLKGRYPWLTDNSLNVLMENARKVMIGTLDEETNGRSLARVLESQGRVEEAVRHLEEHLEKNPGDADTWYALGELLCRSGKAEEGYKAFARGRGSF
- a CDS encoding dihydroorotate dehydrogenase electron transfer subunit — its product is MSDTVRIIGIIEDSHDTKTLEFQWDEKASPGQFIMVWVPGMEEVPMSLSKTDRIKSITVKQIGKDTQALHGLSLGDPIRIRGPYGRGFDIKKNKKMLMVGGGVGTAAIIPAVKETGADTIIAARTDKDVIMDDIASKYTKNLWIATDDGSRGFHGNAVQLMREKVQENVYDTVLACGPEIMLYHIYNTCVELGLDCQLSLERHMKCGVGVCGSCVMDGMRACRDGPVFTKDQLSAIRDFGTSKRDECGRPVKLG
- a CDS encoding dihydroorotate dehydrogenase produces the protein MLVTSVGKLRLEKPGMVASGIMDETGPSMMRMLRSGAGAVVTKSIGSEPNPGHPNPSFTELKGGYINAMGLPNPGIELFGKEMEDAAKSGNIIGSIFGSSPEEFVRLAGKMEEYGAAAVELNLSCPHAAGYGMEVGTDPKVVEAIVTAVKGSVKIPVWTKLTPNTHMIKDLAAAVQDGGGDAVVAINTVKAMVISPQLGKPILSNKFGGLSGPAIRSIGVRAVFDIRTAVDIPIVGVGGISDWKDAAQYIMAGACAFQIGSAIGTKGIEVFGTVNSDLERFMKDYGYGSISDMVGVAHE
- a CDS encoding cysteine desulfurase; its protein translation is MEISAARNDFPTIRGKKGVYLDSACQSLRPDQVIRSILDYYEEFPSCGGRSVYRMSSKVSMVIDEARETAARFFGTDDPDCYIFTKNCTEGINTVARGIGLREGDAVVTTDTEHNSNHVPWVILAEEAGVRRRYSPSKNDGEFDIERFKESMSKDVKLVSVYHASNVTGCVVPIKEAAEIAHDRGAKILIDGSQAAPHMKVDLKKTDVDFYALSVHKMLGPSGMGILYGKRECLEDLKPLTTGGGAVGVATYGCASFAPIPDKFEAGLQNYAGIAGTKAALDYLTFIGMDKIYEHDRHLMEMIFKLTEEIKGLSVVGPDDPGRRCGVFSFNIDGLSPHDVAMMLDKMDSIMIRSGMHCAHPFFGSRGIEGSARASVYLYNNEEDIERFAAALNKAAETFCGK
- a CDS encoding S-adenosylmethionine decarboxylase yields the protein MSDEEIIKKYNSEKRWGLAVCIDLGECDHEKISSKEHISKFAVDLANYIDMKRYGEPIVVFFGDEPKVQGFSLVQLIETSQISGHFAEDTDRAFIDVFSCKEFPPKKTAEFVQKYFGAKKMEYAVCFRDV
- a CDS encoding DUF4143 domain-containing protein, whose amino-acid sequence is MDKEYMSRVVDKELDMLMSLFSAVLIEGPKWCGKTWTAEKHSASAVYLQDTKKREQYLEWAKFSPGALLEGDVPLLIDEWQTIPIVWDGIRFEADQRKKKGQFILTGSAAPADGVTMHTGTGRIARMFMRPMSLFESLESNGSVSLRSIFDGMEIKGRSPLAREDLAFALVRGGWPESVTSKGEGALQYARQYVRSIERSDASRVDGVERDPKRVRKLMLSLARNVSTMVKNKTIMDDIAGKGGEDAISDKTLTSYLNALRRIFATEDLPAWSPDIRSRTALRTSPKCHFVDPSIAAVLLRLSPQGLMKDFRTFGLLFESLCIRDLRVYAQSMEGEVFHYHDGSDLEVDAVIHLYDGRWGAVEIKMSSHDIDKAVESLMKLRDKVDSEKMGEPSFLMVLTAADIAYRRDDGVYVVPIGCLRD
- a CDS encoding DUF362 domain-containing protein, with amino-acid sequence MSKVYYTNMHTELQDSLLDKFERLIDAAGIGSIDADRKFVAIKTHFGELGNLAFLRPNYSKVIADRISKMGGIPFLTDCSTLYPGKRKNAVEHLNTANINGFNTISAGCQIIIGDGLKGTDDIEMPIAGDYVKTAKIGRVAYDADVIISLNHFKCHELTGFGGAVKNIGMGCASKRGKMELHSSGKPQVSEKRCRACRKCLEACAHSAITVKEKASIDHSLCVGCGKCIGMCPFDVISVEMDEANEIVCFKIVEYAAALLADKPNFHVSVIADVSPFCDCHKENDVPIIPNVGMLASFDPVALDKACVDLAQEQPMIAGSRLHANSNGIKPDDIFKCTHPSTRWQATFEHAEKMKMGSSRYELIKID